Proteins encoded in a region of the Larimichthys crocea isolate SSNF chromosome XVI, L_crocea_2.0, whole genome shotgun sequence genome:
- the decr2 gene encoding peroxisomal 2,4-dienoyl-CoA reductase [(3E)-enoyl-CoA-producing] isoform X2, with product MAEPGRKSEQLPEDVGTDDCLTSYTYIYSPDLLKDHVAFITGGGSGIGLRIAEIFMRHGCDTVIASRNLDKLKEAAKKLSAVSGRRCLPLCIDVRKPETIAAAVDETLKEFGRIDILINNAAGNFLCPAAALSFNGFRTVLEIDTMGTFNTSKVVYEKWFQNHGGNIVNISATLGYKGQALQVHAGSAKAANDAMTKHLAVEWGPSGVRVNTVAPGPVSGTEGFRRLDDNQDPQGEVTIFLCPESCDNRCQSCNSGGPRGEAAGAFESIPLQRAGNKTEMAHCTLFLASRVSSYVTGTILVADGGAWLTSANDVSMLLGIASSKSAKL from the exons ATGGCAGAACCAGGGAGAAAGAGTGAGCAGCTGCCTGAAGATGTCGGCACAGATGACTGTCTGACTTCATACACATACATCTACAGTCCAGATTTACTAAA AGATCATGTTGCTTTTATCACGGGTGGCGGATCTGGAATTGGACTCAGGATAGCTGAAATCTTCATGAG gcaCGGCTGTGACACAGTGATTGCCAGCAGGAACTTGGACAAGCTCAAAGAG GCAGCTAAAAAGCTGTCTGCTGTGTCAGGGCGTCGCTGTCTCCCTTTGTGTATAGATGTGAGGAAGCCTGAGACCATCGCAGCTGCTGTGGACGAGACACTGAAAGAGTTTGGACGCATAGACATCCTGATTAACA atgctGCTGGAAACTTCCTCTGTCCGGCTGCTGCACTCTCTTTCAATGGCTTCAGGACAGTCTTGGAGATAGACACAATGGGTACATTCAACACCAGCAAGGTGGTTTATGAGAAGTGGTTCCAG AATCATGGTGGCAACATAGTCAACATCTCTGCGACACTCGGATACAAAGGACAGGCCCTGCAGGTGCATGCTGGCTCTGCCAAAGCTGCAAATG ATGCTATGACAAAGCACTTGGCTGTGGAGTGGGGGCCCAGTGGGGTCAGAGTCAATACTGTGGCTCCAGGTCCTGTCTCTGGCACAGAAGGCTTCCGCAGACTGG ACGACAACCAGGATCCACAAGGGGAAGTAACAATCTTCCTGTGTCCTGAGTCCTGTGACAATCGTTGTCAATCCTGTAACAGTG GTGGCCCCAGAGGGGAGGCGGCTGGCGCGTTCGAGTCCATTCCCTTGCAGCGAGCAGGCAACAAGACAGAGATGGCCCACTGCACTCTTTTCTTGGCCAGTCGGGTCTCCTCCTATGTGACCGGAACCATCCTGGTGGCGGACGGCGGGGCGTGGTTGACCTCAGCTAATGACGTCTCCATGCTGTTGGGTATAGCCTCCTCTAAATCTGCTAAACTCTGA
- the decr2 gene encoding peroxisomal 2,4-dienoyl-CoA reductase [(3E)-enoyl-CoA-producing] isoform X3: MAEPGRKSEQLPEDVGTDDCLTSYTYIYSPDLLKDHVAFITGGGSGIGLRIAEIFMRHGCDTVIASRNLDKLKEAAKKLSAVSGRRCLPLCIDVRKPETIAAAVDETLKEFGRIDILINNAAGNFLCPAAALSFNGFRTVLEIDTMGTFNTSKVVYEKWFQNHGGNIVNISATLGYKGQALQVHAGSAKAANDAMTKHLAVEWGPSGVRVNTVAPGPVSGTEGFRRLGGPRGEAAGAFESIPLQRAGNKTEMAHCTLFLASRVSSYVTGTILVADGGAWLTSANDVSMLLGYWSSEKKGDK; the protein is encoded by the exons ATGGCAGAACCAGGGAGAAAGAGTGAGCAGCTGCCTGAAGATGTCGGCACAGATGACTGTCTGACTTCATACACATACATCTACAGTCCAGATTTACTAAA AGATCATGTTGCTTTTATCACGGGTGGCGGATCTGGAATTGGACTCAGGATAGCTGAAATCTTCATGAG gcaCGGCTGTGACACAGTGATTGCCAGCAGGAACTTGGACAAGCTCAAAGAG GCAGCTAAAAAGCTGTCTGCTGTGTCAGGGCGTCGCTGTCTCCCTTTGTGTATAGATGTGAGGAAGCCTGAGACCATCGCAGCTGCTGTGGACGAGACACTGAAAGAGTTTGGACGCATAGACATCCTGATTAACA atgctGCTGGAAACTTCCTCTGTCCGGCTGCTGCACTCTCTTTCAATGGCTTCAGGACAGTCTTGGAGATAGACACAATGGGTACATTCAACACCAGCAAGGTGGTTTATGAGAAGTGGTTCCAG AATCATGGTGGCAACATAGTCAACATCTCTGCGACACTCGGATACAAAGGACAGGCCCTGCAGGTGCATGCTGGCTCTGCCAAAGCTGCAAATG ATGCTATGACAAAGCACTTGGCTGTGGAGTGGGGGCCCAGTGGGGTCAGAGTCAATACTGTGGCTCCAGGTCCTGTCTCTGGCACAGAAGGCTTCCGCAGACTGG GTGGCCCCAGAGGGGAGGCGGCTGGCGCGTTCGAGTCCATTCCCTTGCAGCGAGCAGGCAACAAGACAGAGATGGCCCACTGCACTCTTTTCTTGGCCAGTCGGGTCTCCTCCTATGTGACCGGAACCATCCTGGTGGCGGACGGCGGGGCGTGGTTGACCTCAGCTAATGACGTCTCCATGCTGTTGG GTTATTGGTCATctgaaaagaaaggagacaagTAA
- the LOC104919686 gene encoding retinol dehydrogenase 13, protein MSRYVLPVSVFGTVVGCAVLLKNHMTGGRCPSKATINGKTVVITGANTGIGKATARELAQRGGRIIMGCRDMEKCEAAAKEIRGKTLNHHVYACRLDLASLKSIREFAEKIKQEEQRVDVLINNAGVMRCPAWKTEDGFDMQFGVNHLGHFLLTNLLLDKLKESAPSRVINLASLAHLVGKIDFEDLNWEKKKFDTKRAYCQSKLANVLFTRELAKRLQGTGVTVNAVHPGIVATELGRHTGMHQSAFSSSILSPFFSMLVKSPELGAQPSVYLAVSEEMEGMTGRYYDVMTEKEPAPQALDEEAARRLWEISSRLVGLEEEGQSAKVDPLAEG, encoded by the exons ATGAGTAGATATGTTTTACCGGTTTCTGTGTTTGGAACAGTGGTTGGATGCGCTGTTTTACTGAA GAACCACATGACTGGAGGCCGGTGTCCCAGTAAGGCTACCATTAATGGGAAGACTGTGGTTATAACAGGAGCCAACACAGGCATTGGGAAAGCGACCGCCAGAGAACTGGCCCAGAGAG GGGGTCGGATCATTATGGGATGTCGGGACATGGAGAAGTGCGAAGCAGCCGCAAAGGAAATACGAGGCAAGACCCTGAACCATCATGTTTACGCGTGTCGTCTTGACCTGGCCTCCTTGAAATCCATCAGAGAGTTTGCAGAGAAAATCAAACAAG AGGAGCAGCGAGTGGATGTGCTCATAAACAATGCAGGAGTCATGAGATGTCCAGCATGGAAGACAGAAGACGGCTTTGACATGCAGTTTGGAGTTAACCACTTAG GCCACTTCTTGTTGACAAATCTTCTTCTGGATAAGTTGAAAGAGTCCGCCCCCAGCAGAGTGATCAACCTGGCCTCACTCGCCCACCTCGTTGGAAAGATTGACTTCGAGGACTTGAactgggagaagaagaagtttgatACCAAGCGGGCGTACTGTCAGAGCAAGCTTGCCAATGTTCTGTTCACAAGAGAGCTCGCCAAGCGATTACAAG gcACAGGAGTTACAGTAAATGCTGTACACCCAGGCATTGTTGCCACGGAGCTCGGGAGGCACACGGGCATGCACCAATCAGCGTTCTCGAGCTCCATTCTCA GTCCCTTTTTCTCCATGTTGGTTAAGAGTCCAGAGCTTGGAGCCCAGCCCAGCGTCTACCTGGCCGTGTCCGAGGAGATGGAGGGGATGACAGGAAGGTACTATGATGTGATGACAGAAAAGGAACCAGCGCCTCAGGCCCTGGATGAGGAGGCAGCTCGCAGGCTGTGGGAGATCAGCAGCAGGCTGGTgggtctggaggaggagggacagtCCGCCAAAGTTGACCCACTAGCAGAAGGCTAG
- the decr2 gene encoding peroxisomal 2,4-dienoyl-CoA reductase [(3E)-enoyl-CoA-producing] isoform X1 produces MAEPGRKSEQLPEDVGTDDCLTSYTYIYSPDLLKDHVAFITGGGSGIGLRIAEIFMRHGCDTVIASRNLDKLKEAAKKLSAVSGRRCLPLCIDVRKPETIAAAVDETLKEFGRIDILINNAAGNFLCPAAALSFNGFRTVLEIDTMGTFNTSKVVYEKWFQNHGGNIVNISATLGYKGQALQVHAGSAKAANDAMTKHLAVEWGPSGVRVNTVAPGPVSGTEGFRRLDDNQDPQGEVTIFLCPESCDNRCQSCNSGGPRGEAAGAFESIPLQRAGNKTEMAHCTLFLASRVSSYVTGTILVADGGAWLTSANDVSMLLGYWSSEKKGDK; encoded by the exons ATGGCAGAACCAGGGAGAAAGAGTGAGCAGCTGCCTGAAGATGTCGGCACAGATGACTGTCTGACTTCATACACATACATCTACAGTCCAGATTTACTAAA AGATCATGTTGCTTTTATCACGGGTGGCGGATCTGGAATTGGACTCAGGATAGCTGAAATCTTCATGAG gcaCGGCTGTGACACAGTGATTGCCAGCAGGAACTTGGACAAGCTCAAAGAG GCAGCTAAAAAGCTGTCTGCTGTGTCAGGGCGTCGCTGTCTCCCTTTGTGTATAGATGTGAGGAAGCCTGAGACCATCGCAGCTGCTGTGGACGAGACACTGAAAGAGTTTGGACGCATAGACATCCTGATTAACA atgctGCTGGAAACTTCCTCTGTCCGGCTGCTGCACTCTCTTTCAATGGCTTCAGGACAGTCTTGGAGATAGACACAATGGGTACATTCAACACCAGCAAGGTGGTTTATGAGAAGTGGTTCCAG AATCATGGTGGCAACATAGTCAACATCTCTGCGACACTCGGATACAAAGGACAGGCCCTGCAGGTGCATGCTGGCTCTGCCAAAGCTGCAAATG ATGCTATGACAAAGCACTTGGCTGTGGAGTGGGGGCCCAGTGGGGTCAGAGTCAATACTGTGGCTCCAGGTCCTGTCTCTGGCACAGAAGGCTTCCGCAGACTGG ACGACAACCAGGATCCACAAGGGGAAGTAACAATCTTCCTGTGTCCTGAGTCCTGTGACAATCGTTGTCAATCCTGTAACAGTG GTGGCCCCAGAGGGGAGGCGGCTGGCGCGTTCGAGTCCATTCCCTTGCAGCGAGCAGGCAACAAGACAGAGATGGCCCACTGCACTCTTTTCTTGGCCAGTCGGGTCTCCTCCTATGTGACCGGAACCATCCTGGTGGCGGACGGCGGGGCGTGGTTGACCTCAGCTAATGACGTCTCCATGCTGTTGG GTTATTGGTCATctgaaaagaaaggagacaagTAA
- the decr2 gene encoding peroxisomal 2,4-dienoyl-CoA reductase [(3E)-enoyl-CoA-producing] isoform X4: protein MAEPGRKSEQLPEDVGTDDCLTSYTYIYSPDLLKDHVAFITGGGSGIGLRIAEIFMRHGCDTVIASRNLDKLKEAAKKLSAVSGRRCLPLCIDVRKPETIAAAVDETLKEFGRIDILINNAAGNFLCPAAALSFNGFRTVLEIDTMGTFNTSKVVYEKWFQNHGGNIVNISATLGYKGQALQVHAGSAKAANDAMTKHLAVEWGPSGVRVNTVAPGPVSGTEGFRRLGGPRGEAAGAFESIPLQRAGNKTEMAHCTLFLASRVSSYVTGTILVADGGAWLTSANDVSMLLGIASSKSAKL, encoded by the exons ATGGCAGAACCAGGGAGAAAGAGTGAGCAGCTGCCTGAAGATGTCGGCACAGATGACTGTCTGACTTCATACACATACATCTACAGTCCAGATTTACTAAA AGATCATGTTGCTTTTATCACGGGTGGCGGATCTGGAATTGGACTCAGGATAGCTGAAATCTTCATGAG gcaCGGCTGTGACACAGTGATTGCCAGCAGGAACTTGGACAAGCTCAAAGAG GCAGCTAAAAAGCTGTCTGCTGTGTCAGGGCGTCGCTGTCTCCCTTTGTGTATAGATGTGAGGAAGCCTGAGACCATCGCAGCTGCTGTGGACGAGACACTGAAAGAGTTTGGACGCATAGACATCCTGATTAACA atgctGCTGGAAACTTCCTCTGTCCGGCTGCTGCACTCTCTTTCAATGGCTTCAGGACAGTCTTGGAGATAGACACAATGGGTACATTCAACACCAGCAAGGTGGTTTATGAGAAGTGGTTCCAG AATCATGGTGGCAACATAGTCAACATCTCTGCGACACTCGGATACAAAGGACAGGCCCTGCAGGTGCATGCTGGCTCTGCCAAAGCTGCAAATG ATGCTATGACAAAGCACTTGGCTGTGGAGTGGGGGCCCAGTGGGGTCAGAGTCAATACTGTGGCTCCAGGTCCTGTCTCTGGCACAGAAGGCTTCCGCAGACTGG GTGGCCCCAGAGGGGAGGCGGCTGGCGCGTTCGAGTCCATTCCCTTGCAGCGAGCAGGCAACAAGACAGAGATGGCCCACTGCACTCTTTTCTTGGCCAGTCGGGTCTCCTCCTATGTGACCGGAACCATCCTGGTGGCGGACGGCGGGGCGTGGTTGACCTCAGCTAATGACGTCTCCATGCTGTTGGGTATAGCCTCCTCTAAATCTGCTAAACTCTGA